In Brachyhypopomus gauderio isolate BG-103 unplaced genomic scaffold, BGAUD_0.2 sc189, whole genome shotgun sequence, a single genomic region encodes these proteins:
- the LOC143502072 gene encoding uncharacterized protein LOC143502072, which translates to MAKNNSPMKEDQGGSKPGGSNSSSVPKSRPSPCSSSAAASHLRPLPSSSSSSAPQSTSDLSWPVQVNGGAAAHNRAAFLVPYGQESSDESDQEGGALDNGTGKSYPGAKASDGKGGMDGPLFHSSSSLTPKTNGSSCFPGILPRENGSGLVHSAQNGHHKVNGFKPCDKATEIGASLSSLVSPTSGLDSQLRKNAYSSKPSCSDATLPPSPSSGRTKAMSEPLTQHVPAVPASAQAPFSPRDAS; encoded by the exons atggcaaag aataactctcccatgaaggaggaccaaggtggctcaaagcctggcggcagcaacagcagcagcgtCCCGAAGAGCCGGCCCAGCCCCTGCAGTTCTTCGGCTGCCGCATCCCACCTGCGCCCGCtgccctcgtcctcttcctccagcgcaCCACAGTCTACCTCAGACCTCAGTTGGCCTGTGCAGGTGAACGGTGGCGCCGCCGCTCACAATAGAGCAGCTTTCCTGGTTCCGTATGGCCAAGAGTCATCCGACGAGTCCGACCAGGAAGGCGGAGCCTTGGATAATGGCACAGGGAAGTCTTACCCTGGTGCCAAGGCATCCGACGGGAAAGGTGGGATGGATGGTCCCCTCTTCCACAGCTCAAGCTCCCTCACGCCCAAGACCAACGGTTCCAGTTGCTTCCCCGGAATTCTCCCACGAGAAAACGGATCGGGACTTGTTCACAGTGCCCAAAATGGCCACCATAAAGTCAATGGCTTCAAACCATGTGATAAG GCTACAGAAATTGGAGCATCTTTATCTTCCCTGGTGAGCCCCACCAGCGGGTTGGACTCCCAGCTCAGAAAGAACGCATACAG CTCCAAGCCATCGTGCTCTGATGCCACGCTCCCTCCTTCGCCTTCCTCTGGACGGACAAAAGCGATGTCCGAGCCTCTCACTCAACATGTCCCCGCTGTCCCCGCCTCCGCACAGGCCCCATTCAGCCCCCGAGACGCCAGCTAA
- the LOC143502092 gene encoding uncharacterized protein LOC143502092 produces the protein MSQSHGEPQLYGLYAVLVHSRFSCHAGHYYCYVKKGILYTFIDCNSVTRGPGHCSPRPVSTAKVNGPQFTSTSVISPQLSPHMAKNNSPMKEDQGGSKPGSSVPKSQPSHCISSAAASPTSDLRRPVQVNGGAAAHNRAASLSGAPGSSEGRRAREERKCDKDSEQPHLSSTLKERGRSRQGHYRERETRSRERYGHRHRHRHRPNRDHHTDKDRSASRERIPGEREGDRHRDGHTHHRRDHYHHRRHHSSKDERDRDVENGQGDFPRSFEYYVGKKDSGHKRAKAPRPASPAPRPQAQKRSLSDREDPCEERPVKKHKKSKKKNKDKRRSSERDPSDRNGDSSSFRHKKMKKKRRRHNLEEEPRMECRSGHSLDKRKRRLSSDPDESSPSAKRPTTEDYYQTQ, from the exons ATGTCGCAGTCCCACGGAGAGCCACAGCTCTACGGCCTGTACGCTGTGCTCGTCCACTCCAGGTTTAGCTGCCACGCCggacactactactgctatgtgaag AAaggcattttatacacttttattgactgtaactctgtgacccgtggtcccggtcattgctcccctcgcccggtcagcacggccaaggtgaacgggcctcagttcacctccacctccgtcatcagtccacagctttctcctcacatggcaaag aataactctcccATGAAGGAGGACCAAGGTGGCTCAAAGCCTGGCAGCAGTGTCCCGAAGAGCCAGCCCAGTCACTGCATTTCTTCGGCTGCCGCATCcccgacctctgacctcagacggcctgtgcaggtgaacggcggcgccgccgctcacaatagagcagcatctctgtctGGTGCGCCAGGCTCTAGTGAAGGCAGACGAGCGCGTGAGGAGCGGAAGTGTGATAAAGACTCTGAGCAGCCACACCTTTCCTCCACCCTGAAGGAGCGAGGCAGATCCAGGCAGGGACATTATCGAGAGCGGGAAACCCGGAGTCGGGAGCGCTACGGGCACCGCCATCGCCATCGCCATCGTCCCAACAGAGACCACCATACTGATAAGGATCGCTCGGCCAGTCGAGAGAGGATCCctggagagcgagagggagatcgCCACCGGGACGGGCACACCCACCACCGCCgagaccactaccaccaccggcGCCATCACAGCAGCAAGGACGAACGAGACCGGGATGTGGAGAATGGTCAAGGTGACTTCCCTCGCTCATTTGAGTACTATGTTGGGAAGAAAGACTCGGGACACAAGCGGGCTAAAGCACCACGCCCCGCCAGCCCTGCCCCGCGGCCCCAGGCACAAAAGCGTAGCCTGTCGGACAGGGAGGATCCATGTGAAGAGCGGCCTGTCAAAAAACATAAGAAATCCAAGAAGAAGAACAAGGACAAGCGGAG GAGTTCTGAGAGGGACCCATCAGACAGGAATGGGGACAGCAGCTCCTTCCGACacaaaaagatgaaaaagaagaggaggaggcacaACTTGGAGGAGGAGCCTCGTATGGAGTGTCGCTCTGGCCACAGCTTAGACAAACGTAAGCGCCGCCTCAGCTCCGACCCAGACGAGTCTTCACCCAGCGCCAAGCGACCTACTACTGAGGACTATTACCAGACTCAGTAG